A genome region from Gammaproteobacteria bacterium includes the following:
- a CDS encoding pyridoxal phosphate-dependent aminotransferase: MAIQLSDTLALVKPSPTLAITARAAALRAEGQNIISMSVGEPDFDTPEHIKQAAIKAIQDGFTKYTAVDGMPRLKKAIQAKFANENRLNYELKEIIVSAGAKQVLYNLFQALLNPGDEVIIPAPYWVSYPDMAYLAKAKPVIIDTDIDAQFKITPEQLEKAITPKTRLFIINSPSNPSGMAYSADELAALGEVLKKHPQIVIATDDIYEHILWPGNTFYTLLNVTPELKDRTMVVNGASKAYAMTGWRIGYAAGPASLIAAMEMIQSQSTSNPCSISQVAAAVGLESGTACITEMVVAFKRRHDILIAGLNELPGVRAIPVDGTFYAYPDVREAMKAKNFKTDVEFSEFLLVEAKVAVVPGSAFGTPGYIRLSYATSDDNIHEAVKRFKAALG, translated from the coding sequence ATGGCAATACAACTTTCAGATACATTAGCATTGGTAAAACCATCACCTACGCTAGCGATCACTGCTCGCGCTGCTGCTTTGCGCGCCGAAGGTCAAAATATCATCTCTATGAGCGTAGGCGAGCCTGATTTCGATACGCCGGAGCATATTAAACAAGCAGCCATTAAGGCCATTCAAGACGGATTTACGAAATACACCGCTGTCGATGGTATGCCTCGATTGAAAAAAGCGATTCAAGCAAAATTCGCGAATGAAAACCGCTTAAATTACGAGCTAAAAGAAATTATCGTTTCAGCCGGTGCTAAACAAGTGCTTTACAATCTTTTCCAAGCCTTATTAAATCCAGGCGATGAAGTAATTATTCCTGCGCCTTATTGGGTTTCGTATCCCGATATGGCTTATTTGGCTAAGGCCAAACCTGTGATTATTGATACGGATATCGATGCGCAATTTAAGATAACGCCTGAACAATTAGAAAAAGCCATCACACCAAAAACGCGATTATTTATCATTAACAGTCCTTCGAATCCCTCTGGCATGGCCTATTCTGCTGATGAGTTAGCTGCCTTAGGCGAAGTTCTCAAAAAACATCCACAAATTGTTATTGCTACCGATGATATTTATGAACACATCCTATGGCCCGGCAATACATTCTACACACTTCTCAATGTAACACCTGAACTCAAAGACAGAACGATGGTAGTGAATGGCGCATCTAAAGCCTATGCAATGACCGGCTGGCGTATAGGTTATGCTGCAGGCCCCGCCTCTCTCATCGCCGCCATGGAAATGATTCAATCTCAAAGCACTTCAAACCCTTGTTCGATTTCACAAGTCGCTGCTGCTGTAGGCCTTGAATCTGGAACAGCCTGCATTACGGAAATGGTTGTTGCGTTTAAACGCAGACATGACATTCTCATCGCAGGTCTCAACGAATTACCGGGTGTACGAGCCATTCCTGTTGATGGCACTTTCTATGCCTACCCCGATGTACGTGAGGCCATGAAAGCCAAAAACTTCAAAACCGATGTTGAATTTTCCGAATTTCTACTCGTCGAAGCCAAAGTTGCTGTTGTTCCAGGCTCTGCTTTTGGAACGCCAGGCTATATTCGATTGTCGTACGCGACAAGTGACGATAATATTCACGAAGCAGTGAAACGATTTAAGGCAGCTCTAGGGTAA